The DNA region GCCTGGGCCAACCGTGTGGCGCACAGCCTGAGGGAAACAGACCTGCAGGCAGCGGTGCAGGTGTTGGCCGCAGTGGAAGGGGCTCTGTAGCTCTTAGCGCATTTGTCAAGAAGGGGACTTCTTTTTGACCGAACTTGAATGCGCATCGGGGAGAATGGGGAGCCGTGAGGGGTGCCCTTTCACCCGCGGCTCCCCCCCTTCGGACAAACGCTCTAGAGCATTTGACATCAGAAGATGTCGGGGAAGGCGTGCGTGAACCAGCCAAAAACGTCTCGTAGCGAAACGGCGTTCAAAGCGTCCCAAATGCCCTGAAGCAGAGCAGTCCGGTCTCGCCACTCACGGGCACGGACGAGGGCTTTGACTTTAGAGAACATGCCCTGGGTCGGGTTGAAGTCGGGGCTGTAGGGAGGCAGAAACAGGACCATACAATTCCGGGCTTCGATGTGCGTCCGAATGGGTGCACGGTGATGTGCCGAGAGATTGCCCTGCACCACGACCTGTCCTGGGGTCAAAGCTGGGCACAGGATTTCTCGGACGTACCACTCGAAACTCACGCCGTTGACAGCACCGTCCAGGATCAGGGGCGCAAAGGGACCACTCGCCTGCAGCGCGCATACGAAGTTTGGTTCCGTCCCCAGTTGCGGGGGACGGAAGCGACCGCACGCTGTGTGTGGTGCGCGCGACCATAGCCTCGGGTCATGGCCGTGTGGAAGCCGCTCTCGTCAAGAAAGACCAGACGGGCAGGGGTCTGCAGGTACGGCTTCAGGTCGTTCAGGAACTGCTGACGCAGTTCCTCCTTCTGTGCGCACGCGACCCGCGTTTTTTTTGTAGGTGACGCCATGCCGACGGAAGACTCGGTCCACCGTTCGATAACTGATCTTCAGTCCTGTCACAGCTTCCAACTTGCGGGCATGTTCTTCGAGGGTGGCGTCCAAGTCCTCCTCCAGTTGCTGGAGGACTTGCTCATGCTCGCTGTGCACCCGTGGGCGACGCCCAGTCGGGCGCTTCACGTGCGTCAAGGTGCCTACCTCGTGTTTCTTCAGATACAACGCGATCGTTCGCACATCGACGTCGAACGTTTCAGCCACCCGCTGATGGTCCTTCTCCTTCAGCGCCGCTGCGACAATCCGTTCTCGAAGATCAACGCTGTATCTGCGTGCCCCGACCCGCTTCTTCATCCTCTTATGATGTCAAATGCTCTAAACGCGTGCGGTAGCGCCGCACGTACAGCACGCGGAGTCCTGGTGTTCTGAGTGAGAACACGGTCGTCCCCGAAGCGCTGGGTGAGATCACGCGTTCGCTGCGGGAGGTCGGTATCCTGCGCATCACTTTTGTGCTGGACCGGGGCTTCGGTGACCTGGAGGTATTGAAGCGGCTGAGGCAGCTGAGCACAGAGGGGCGTCCAGCTCAGAAAGCGACTTGAAACAGGGCCGTGTTGCCGTCAGGTCGACGTGTCCGGTCCCGGCGACTCCACGGGAGGTGCACTCATCGACCGTCTCCAGCGCCGCGACGACCGGTGGTAAGTAAGCACCGATGAAAAAGAGAGCCTGAAACGGCTCTCTTTTCCTTTGCGCTCTCCCTACGCCCGGAGAGTCACCGGCACCCCTTGGTATTCACCACTCGGCCGAAAGAGTGCCAGACCGTTCGCTCCCCGAAAACAGCAACTCCGCGTCCCTTTCGGTGTACCTGCCCCTCCTACCACTCGGCCACACTCCCGTCTGCATGTCGCCATACTGGGTTGCGCCAGCGGTGCCCAGTGCGCGCCTGCTCACGAACGAACGCCTCATTCACTTCAATGCCCAGCCCAGGGCTTGTGGGAATGGCCACGTATCCGTTGGAGTACCCGAAGACCGCTGGGTCCGTCAGGTAATCGAGCAGGTCGCTGCCCTGGTTGTAGTGGATCCCCAGACTTTGTTCCTGAATGGCCGCGTTGTGCGCCACAGCGTCCACCTGGAGGCATGCGGCCAGCGCGATCGGACCCAGGGGGCAGTGCGGCGCAATCGCAACGTCGTATGCCTCCGCCATCGCGGCGATCTTCCGGCATTCGGTAATGCCTCCGGCGTGCGACAAGTCAGGCTGCAGGATGTCTGCCAGCCCTTCGTGCAGCACCGCCTTGAATTCCCAGCGGGAGTACATTCGCTCACCCAGCGCGATCGGCGTGCTTGTCACCCGGCGCACCTCACGCAACGCCTCCAGATTCTCACTGAGCACCGGCTCCTCAATAAACAGTAACCGCAGCGCATCAAGTTCCCGGGCCAGCACCCGCGCCATAGGCAGGTGAACACGCCCGTGGAAGTCCACCGCAATCCCAAAGTCAGGCGTCGTGGCGTCCCGTACGGCCTGAACCCTCGCCAGGACCGCGTCAATCTTGGAGTGCACGTCCAGGTAGGTCATTTCCTCAGTGGCATTCATCTTGATTGCCGTAAAGCCCGCCTGCTGTGCCGCGCTTGCAGCGGCAGCCACTTCAGCGGGCCGGTCTCCTCCAATCCAGGAGTACACCCGCATGCGGTCACGGCACGGCCCGCCCAACAGGCTGTGCACCGGCGCGCCCAGCACCTTACCTTTGATGTCCCACAACGCCTGATCAATCCCCGCGATCGCGCTCATGAACACGGCGCCACCCCGGTAGAAGCCCCCCCGGTGCATCACCTGCCACAAGTCCTCAATGTGCCCCGGATTCTGCCCGACCAGCACGTCAGCGAGCTCATCCACCGCCGCCTGAACGGTATGGGCGCGCCCCTCGACAATCGGTTCGCCCCAACCGCAGATGCCTTCGTCGGTCTCCACCTTGAGAAACAACCACCGGGGCGGCACCAGAAAAGTCTCAAGCCGGGTGATTTTCATGCGGTGCTCCCCACAGCGGCGACCAGGTGTTGCGCGGCCGTCCTCAGCGCAGCCCAGTCGGGAGAGGCCCAGTTTGTCCGGGTGAGGGCACCGCCCACCCCGGCCCCGAGTGCCCCGGCGTTCAGGTACTCCCCGACGTTTTGAGCGCTGAGGCCTCCAACGGCGAGGAGTGGAGCGTCCGGGTAGGGTCCGCGCAGGTGCCGAAAGTAATCCGGCCCGAGCGGGCCCGCCGGAAACACCTTCACGGCCGCACTTCCCATGGCGAGAGCCTCAGCAATTTCAGTCGGGGTGAGCGCCCCCATCAGCAGGCCCAGGCCCTGTTCCTGGGAGGCCCGGGCCACTTCGGGAGCCACGTGCGGCGTCACAACGAAGGTTGCTCCGGCGGCCTGCGCGGCCCTCACGAGTTCGGGCGTCACCACCGTGCCGGCTCCCAAAAACAGGTCAGGGCCGAAGGCGGCACGGACAGCCTGCAGCGCACCCAAACCGTGCCCGTCACTGAGGGCCACTTCGAACAGTTGGATGCCTGCGCCCCGCAATTCCGCCACCAGGCGCGGTGCACGCGTGCTTGGCACGCCGCGCAGGATGGCGAGCAGTCGGTGCTTACGCAACAGCGGGAGCAACTCAGGCATGGGAACGCAGCCTCGCTCCGTCAATCAGGCCCTGCAGGTACGTGGCGCCCAGGGCACGGTCGTTCAGGCCGTACCCCGGCCGGCCGGTCTCCCCCCAGATCATCCTGCCGTGATCCGGACGGATGGGCACCTCGGGACGCAACTGCGCAAGCCGCGTGACCGTCTGCGCGAGGTCAATGTTGCCGTGGGCGCTGATGTGGGCCACCTCATCAAAATCACGCTGTCCATGCCGACGCACATTGCGGGCGTGCACGAAATGGATGCGGTGCGCAAAGCGCCGAGCGAGGGCGGGCAGGTCGTGGTCTGCACGTGCCCCCAGGGAGCCCGTGCAGAAGGTCAGGCCATTGTGTTCGTCGGGGGCAGCGTTCAGCAGGAAGTCCAGGTCCTCGGCGGTACTGACCACGCGCGGCAGTCCCAGCACAGGCCAGGGTGGATCGTCCGGATGAATGGCAAGCTTGACCCCCAAACGCGCGGCGTGCGGGACCACGGCGCGCAGGAAGAAGGCCAGGTTGGCGCGCAGTTGCTCCTCGCCCACGGCCGCATACGCCATGCGGAGCGCGCTCAGGGCCTGCGGAGTGTACGCTTCCGCCCAGCCTGGGAGCGGGAGGGGCTCCTCACCGGGGGTGCCGTCCACATGCGCTTGGCGGAACGTCAAGGTGGTGCTGCCGTCAGGCAAGCGTGTGGCGAGGTCGGTGCGGGTCCAATCGAACACCGGCATGAAGTTGTAGCAAACCACAGGTACACCCTCCGCGGCGACGGCCTCCAGGCTGGCCACGAAGGCGGAGATCCGTTCATCTCGGCGGGCATTGCCCAGCTTGATGTCCTCATGCACCGGGACGCTCTCGATCACGCGGAGTGTGAGGCCAACCGCTTCAACTTGCGCGCGCAGAGCCGCCACGCCCTCCCGGGTCCACGGTTCACCGGGAGGAACGTCGTGCAGGGCGCTCACAATACCCGTCAGGTTGGGCACCTGGCGGAGCTTCCAGAGGGGAACGGGATCGGCGGAGCCAAACCAGCGCATGGTCATCTGCATAGGAACCTTCCTTTACTCCGTACCCAGCACGTCGGCGCGCAACGTCAGCGGCGCGGTTCATCCGTTTCGCTGCCTGCCTGGACGGCCCGCAACTCCGCTTCGCTGGCGCGCAGCTGGTCACCAGGAAGGGTGGTTTTCAGGGCGGCGCACGCAGCGGCGAAGCGGAGTGCCTCGCGGGGAGACCCGCCGTCCAGGTAGGCGTGGAGGTACCCGCCTGCGAAAGCGTCCCCACGACCCACCCGGCCGGGCCCCGCGGTTGGAAACGCGTCCTGAGTGATTACCTCGCCGCCCGGCAGGTGCGTTTCGCTGCCCCGCGCGCCTCTGGTGACGATAATCTGGGCCTGGGGATTCAGGGCGCGCAGACCCTCAGCTCCTCCGAAGAGCTCGGCGTCACGTTCCGCAACGAAGGTGAGATCTGCACGCTGCGCCGCTGGGCCATAGGTGTCTGCCGCGGCATGGTCCGGGAGCAGCAAGCGGCGGTGATTCACGTCGAAAGACACCACGGCGCCGCGTTCACGTGCCGCTCCCACCAGAGCCAGCGCAAGCGCCCTCGGCCCCGGTCCCAGCGCGAGGCTGATGCCGCTGACGTGCAGCGCTGAGCGGCCCCCGAGCCAGGACCCGTTCAGGTCCGCGGCGGTCAGGGCCTGAAACGCTGTGCCCTCACGGTCGTATACGGCGCGGCTGGGGCGGGGTGGATGGTGATCTTCGAGGTAGAACGTGCCCAACCGGCCTGGGCGTTCCAGGCTGAGGTCCTGAACGTCAAGCGCGCGAACATGGGCGCGCACCCAGTCCCCCAGCGGACCCCCGGGGAGACCGCTCACCCACGCTGCCGGACGGCCCAGCGTCCGTAGCGCCGCCGCAACGTTGAGCTCAGACCCCGCGCATTCCGCGCGCAGGTTCCCGAGTTCTTCCAGGCGCTGCGCTGGCGGGAGGGCCAGTTTCATCAGCCCCTCCCCGAAGGTCAGGACGCCTCCAGGAGCCGCACCACTCATGGACGCGCCTCACTGGGGGTCAGCTGCCGCGCGGTGGCCAGCAGGGCCTTCAGGCGGCGAAGCTGCTGCTCAGCCGGCAGCTTGAACAGTGCGCCGCCCAGCCCGACTGCCAGAGCGCCAGCTTCGAGCCACGTCCTCACGCTTTCCTCGGTGGGCGTCACGCCGCCCGTCACCAGCAGCCGCGCACCGGGCAAAGGCCCGCGCAGCGCGCGGACAAAGGCTGGACCCAGAACCTCAGCGGGAAACAACTTCACGATCTCGGCCCCAGCGCCCTGCGCCTCAACCACCTCCCGCACCGTCCCCGCACCGGGGAGATACGGCGCGCCCACCTCGCGGCAGACCCTCGCCACCTCCGGGATCAGGCAAGGGCCCACGAGAAAGGCCGCTCCCTGCGCAAGGTACGCCCGGGCCGTGTCGGGGTCCAGAATGGTGCCCGCGCCAAGGAGCAGGTTGGGGAACTCACGCCGAAGTGTGCCGAAGTTCGTGGCGGCCTTCGGGGAGCGGGCAGTCAATTCCACGGCTCTTACGCCCAGGTCCTGCAGGGCCTCCAACCGGGTGCGGGACGCGCGTAGGTCCTCCGGCGTGAAGAGGGGCAGTACCCGGTCCCGCGTCAAAACGTCCAACAGGCCGCTCACCCGACCCGCTCCCGCAGCGTCCGCAATTCCCGCAGCTGATCGGTCAGGCAGTCCATGCGGACGTGCAGTGCCCGGTAAGCGTCATGGTGCGCAGGGTCAGGCTTCACGAGGCGCTGGGCGACCGGTTCGGTCGACACCTGATGGCCTTGATTCTGCAGGGCCATCAGCGCTGCGCCGCGAGCGCTCGCTCCTGCGCGGATGTCCTCCAACAGCAGTGGGCGTCCCAGCGCGTCCGCAAGGATCTGCTGCCACGCCCGTGAGGCCAGCAGCGCCTGACCGCTGGCGACAAACAACGCGTCACCGGAGACGGGGAGCCGCCACGCGACGTTCGCCAATCGGCAAGCGACGCCCTCCATTGCGGCCCGGGCGATTTCAACAGGCGTTGTGGCGTACCCCAGGCCGTGAATGGTGCCGCGCGCGTGCGGATCGTAATCGGGGCTGCGGGTGCCACCCAGCGCGGGCAGAAAGGTCAGGCCGTGCGCGTCCGGGGACAACGTCAGGAGCTCCTGATCCAATTCCCGACCCAGGCGTAAGGTGGTCTGCAGCCACGAGTAGAGGTTCCCCCCCTCGGTCAGCGCGCCGCCCAGCAGGTGCGTCTCCCGGTCAATGCGGTACGACCACAAGCCCGGCGGGATGGGAGGCGGGTCGCCCCTCACGGCGAAGCGCACCGCGCTG from Deinococcus hopiensis KR-140 includes:
- a CDS encoding sugar kinase produces the protein MSGAAPGGVLTFGEGLMKLALPPAQRLEELGNLRAECAGSELNVAAALRTLGRPAAWVSGLPGGPLGDWVRAHVRALDVQDLSLERPGRLGTFYLEDHHPPRPSRAVYDREGTAFQALTAADLNGSWLGGRSALHVSGISLALGPGPRALALALVGAARERGAVVSFDVNHRRLLLPDHAAADTYGPAAQRADLTFVAERDAELFGGAEGLRALNPQAQIIVTRGARGSETHLPGGEVITQDAFPTAGPGRVGRGDAFAGGYLHAYLDGGSPREALRFAAACAALKTTLPGDQLRASEAELRAVQAGSETDEPRR
- a CDS encoding mannonate dehydratase, which gives rise to MQMTMRWFGSADPVPLWKLRQVPNLTGIVSALHDVPPGEPWTREGVAALRAQVEAVGLTLRVIESVPVHEDIKLGNARRDERISAFVASLEAVAAEGVPVVCYNFMPVFDWTRTDLATRLPDGSTTLTFRQAHVDGTPGEEPLPLPGWAEAYTPQALSALRMAYAAVGEEQLRANLAFFLRAVVPHAARLGVKLAIHPDDPPWPVLGLPRVVSTAEDLDFLLNAAPDEHNGLTFCTGSLGARADHDLPALARRFAHRIHFVHARNVRRHGQRDFDEVAHISAHGNIDLAQTVTRLAQLRPEVPIRPDHGRMIWGETGRPGYGLNDRALGATYLQGLIDGARLRSHA
- the dgoD gene encoding galactonate dehydratase, whose product is MKITRLETFLVPPRWLFLKVETDEGICGWGEPIVEGRAHTVQAAVDELADVLVGQNPGHIEDLWQVMHRGGFYRGGAVFMSAIAGIDQALWDIKGKVLGAPVHSLLGGPCRDRMRVYSWIGGDRPAEVAAAASAAQQAGFTAIKMNATEEMTYLDVHSKIDAVLARVQAVRDATTPDFGIAVDFHGRVHLPMARVLARELDALRLLFIEEPVLSENLEALREVRRVTSTPIALGERMYSRWEFKAVLHEGLADILQPDLSHAGGITECRKIAAMAEAYDVAIAPHCPLGPIALAACLQVDAVAHNAAIQEQSLGIHYNQGSDLLDYLTDPAVFGYSNGYVAIPTSPGLGIEVNEAFVREQARTGHRWRNPVWRHADGSVAEW
- a CDS encoding IS630 transposase-related protein yields the protein MKKRVGARRYSVDLRERIVAAALKEKDHQRVAETFDVDVRTIALYLKKHEVGTLTHVKRPTGRRPRVHSEHEQVLQQLEEDLDATLEEHARKLEAVTGLKISYRTVDRVFRRHGVTYKKNAGRVRTEGGTASAVPERPEAVPADPCPSGLS
- a CDS encoding bifunctional 4-hydroxy-2-oxoglutarate aldolase/2-dehydro-3-deoxy-phosphogluconate aldolase, which encodes MPELLPLLRKHRLLAILRGVPSTRAPRLVAELRGAGIQLFEVALSDGHGLGALQAVRAAFGPDLFLGAGTVVTPELVRAAQAAGATFVVTPHVAPEVARASQEQGLGLLMGALTPTEIAEALAMGSAAVKVFPAGPLGPDYFRHLRGPYPDAPLLAVGGLSAQNVGEYLNAGALGAGVGGALTRTNWASPDWAALRTAAQHLVAAVGSTA
- a CDS encoding transposase, with protein sequence MGTEPNFVCALQASGPFAPLILDGAVNGVSFEWYVREILCPALTPGQVVVQGNLSAHHRAPIRTHIEARNCMVLFLPPYSPDFNPTQGMFSKVKALVRAREWRDRTALLQGIWDALNAVSLRDVFGWFTHAFPDIF
- a CDS encoding bifunctional 4-hydroxy-2-oxoglutarate aldolase/2-dehydro-3-deoxy-phosphogluconate aldolase, with the translated sequence MSGLLDVLTRDRVLPLFTPEDLRASRTRLEALQDLGVRAVELTARSPKAATNFGTLRREFPNLLLGAGTILDPDTARAYLAQGAAFLVGPCLIPEVARVCREVGAPYLPGAGTVREVVEAQGAGAEIVKLFPAEVLGPAFVRALRGPLPGARLLVTGGVTPTEESVRTWLEAGALAVGLGGALFKLPAEQQLRRLKALLATARQLTPSEARP